The proteins below are encoded in one region of Clostridia bacterium:
- a CDS encoding S8 family serine peptidase: MKRLSLLLAVVLVLSLSAFSAQHIVRFANGIPTNFAARVNALGGTVVTQHPLLAVVEGLSPEAAATLRGSFGVSEVNTDAEFTLDASTGETTQADSTPTSVSNPATAFFYPRQWHMRAIGTPYAWAAGRLGSPNVTVAIIDSGIDYTYPDLNGLIDLSRSVSFQPAEDAVVAATFPGKNPVTDIYFHGTHVAHTVASKAAVAAGVTSKVTLIGVKVLAYKPSTGSASGLLSAVLNGILWAADHDADVANMSLGGGFSKVAAGPYVSLINSVFAYAYRKGMLIVVSAGNEASDLDHNGNYYSTYCSSPHVVCVAATGPTSSAGTNGPWVNVDAAAYYTNFGRSAIDIAAPGGNTGGYVYQGCSQTSVYLPVCRTGTYVIGSMGTSMASPLVSGLAALLVEDIGKDKPSEVKARLLQSADDLGQPGTDPYYGKGRINVPHAIGISY; the protein is encoded by the coding sequence ATGAAAAGGCTTTCTCTTCTTCTTGCCGTAGTCCTGGTGCTTTCGCTTAGCGCATTCAGCGCACAACATATTGTCAGGTTTGCAAACGGAATTCCAACGAACTTCGCTGCTCGTGTGAATGCGCTTGGCGGCACAGTCGTAACCCAACATCCATTGCTCGCCGTCGTTGAGGGACTAAGTCCCGAAGCAGCAGCGACTCTCCGCGGCAGCTTCGGCGTCTCAGAGGTGAACACGGATGCCGAGTTCACACTCGACGCTTCAACCGGCGAAACCACTCAGGCGGACTCTACACCGACGAGTGTGTCCAACCCTGCGACCGCCTTCTTCTACCCCCGTCAGTGGCATATGCGCGCGATCGGCACGCCGTATGCCTGGGCGGCCGGACGCCTCGGCTCGCCCAACGTCACCGTCGCGATCATTGATAGCGGCATCGATTACACCTATCCGGACCTAAACGGCCTGATCGATCTCAGCCGCTCGGTATCGTTCCAGCCCGCTGAGGACGCAGTTGTCGCCGCGACCTTCCCCGGAAAGAATCCCGTCACCGACATCTATTTTCACGGCACGCATGTTGCCCACACCGTGGCGAGCAAGGCTGCTGTCGCGGCGGGTGTCACTTCCAAAGTGACCCTGATCGGCGTGAAGGTGCTTGCTTATAAGCCCTCAACGGGTAGTGCGAGCGGTTTGCTCTCGGCAGTGCTGAACGGTATCCTCTGGGCGGCCGATCACGATGCCGACGTCGCAAACATGAGCCTTGGCGGAGGTTTCAGTAAGGTAGCCGCCGGCCCATACGTCAGCCTGATCAATTCTGTTTTTGCCTATGCATATCGTAAGGGCATGCTGATTGTCGTCTCCGCCGGCAATGAGGCGAGCGACCTCGATCACAATGGTAACTACTACTCCACATACTGCAGTTCGCCGCATGTTGTCTGCGTGGCGGCTACAGGTCCAACATCGTCTGCCGGCACCAATGGTCCATGGGTCAACGTCGACGCGGCCGCGTACTACACGAACTTCGGCCGATCGGCAATCGACATCGCCGCTCCAGGTGGCAACACCGGCGGTTACGTATATCAGGGCTGCTCGCAAACCTCCGTCTACCTTCCCGTCTGCCGGACTGGCACATATGTGATTGGCTCGATGGGGACTTCGATGGCCTCTCCTCTCGTCTCTGGGCTTGCTGCTCTACTCGTCGAAGACATCGGCAAGGACAAGCCCTCGGAAGTGAAGGCGCGCCTGTTGCAGTCTGCCGATGATCTCGGCCAACCCGGTACCGACCCATACTATGGCAAAGGTCGCATCAACGTGCCGCACGCCATCGGCATCTCCTACTAA
- a CDS encoding DMSO/selenate family reductase complex A subunit: MKTTSSPLQTERKAGDGIEVVPVLCNNNCGGRCLLKAHVKDGVVLRITTDDSPDVPESPQLRSCLKGRSLRNRLYDPNRLRYPMKRIGPRGEGKFQRISWDEAITTIATRLRRVLDLHGPHSVYIQYGTGDCGAVRGRESAQRLMNLLGGYLGYYNNYSAACLEYTAPFITGRRDTNSYQTLHHSKLIILNGFNPADTVFETNSNYYLARAKEAGAKIVVIDPRLTETAATFADEWVPLKPTTDAALFIAMAHVLIAEKLFDQQFLDKYCIGFDEEHMPEGVPPGQSFTSYVLGLCDGTPKTPEWAAPITGVDADTIRKLAREYASMKPAQLLQGLGPQRHAHGEESVRAGIALACMTGNLGILGGGWGGGEGGTSLALPIGSLPTGTNPVKATIPVFRWTDAVVRGTEMTEEDGLKNGPLQSNIKFIFNLASNTLLNQHADINRTAEILKDESLLECIVVSDHFMTPSAKFADILLPSDNSLERCDIGFPWSGEKYIVFGNKVVEPPFECKHDYWWLSRVAERLGVGQQFTEGKTEEDWLKQIIAEVRIADPEFPSYEELSRRGVYRKPPEEYVAFEKEVQHPDKYPFQTPSGKVEIFSKTLYDMNNSAVPGIPKYIPAWDGPQDDLAGKYPLQCIGPHTKRRTHSTYDESAWMEERNRNECGLASGTQQRGASSAATR, translated from the coding sequence ATGAAGACAACGAGTTCCCCGTTACAGACCGAGCGCAAAGCAGGCGACGGCATTGAGGTCGTCCCCGTCTTGTGCAACAACAACTGCGGCGGGCGCTGCCTGTTGAAGGCGCACGTCAAAGACGGCGTCGTACTTCGCATCACGACGGACGACTCACCCGACGTACCCGAGAGCCCGCAACTTCGTTCATGCCTGAAGGGCCGCAGCCTGCGAAACCGCCTTTATGACCCGAATCGGTTGCGCTACCCCATGAAGCGCATTGGGCCCCGCGGCGAGGGAAAGTTTCAGCGAATTTCGTGGGATGAGGCCATCACCACAATCGCCACTCGACTGAGACGCGTGCTCGACCTGCACGGCCCGCATTCCGTTTACATACAGTACGGAACTGGTGATTGTGGCGCTGTTCGAGGTCGCGAGAGCGCACAGCGTCTCATGAATTTGTTGGGCGGCTATCTTGGCTACTACAACAATTACAGCGCCGCCTGCCTGGAGTACACCGCGCCGTTCATCACAGGTCGTCGCGACACCAATTCTTATCAAACACTGCACCACTCGAAACTGATTATCCTGAACGGCTTCAACCCGGCGGACACGGTCTTCGAGACGAATTCCAACTACTATCTCGCGCGCGCGAAAGAAGCAGGCGCAAAGATCGTGGTCATCGATCCCCGCCTGACGGAAACTGCGGCCACATTCGCCGATGAGTGGGTGCCGCTGAAGCCGACCACGGATGCGGCACTCTTCATCGCAATGGCACATGTATTGATCGCTGAGAAACTGTTCGATCAACAGTTCCTCGACAAGTACTGCATCGGTTTCGATGAGGAGCACATGCCGGAGGGCGTGCCTCCGGGGCAGTCTTTCACGAGTTACGTCCTCGGCTTATGCGATGGCACACCAAAGACGCCGGAGTGGGCTGCTCCGATTACCGGTGTCGATGCCGACACGATTCGCAAGCTCGCGCGCGAATACGCCTCCATGAAGCCAGCGCAGTTGCTGCAAGGACTGGGACCGCAACGCCATGCTCACGGCGAGGAATCCGTGCGCGCAGGAATCGCGCTGGCCTGCATGACCGGCAATCTCGGCATACTCGGTGGAGGTTGGGGAGGCGGCGAAGGTGGCACGAGCCTTGCACTTCCCATCGGAAGTCTTCCCACCGGCACCAATCCGGTGAAAGCCACGATCCCGGTCTTCCGTTGGACTGATGCCGTGGTGCGCGGTACCGAGATGACCGAAGAAGATGGCCTGAAAAATGGCCCGCTTCAAAGCAACATCAAATTCATATTCAACCTGGCCAGTAACACGCTGCTCAACCAGCACGCCGACATCAATCGCACGGCCGAGATCCTCAAAGACGAAAGCCTGCTCGAGTGCATCGTGGTGTCAGACCACTTCATGACCCCGAGCGCGAAGTTCGCCGACATCCTGCTGCCCTCCGACAATTCGCTCGAGCGCTGCGACATTGGATTTCCATGGTCCGGCGAAAAGTACATCGTCTTTGGAAACAAGGTTGTCGAACCGCCCTTCGAGTGCAAGCACGATTACTGGTGGCTTAGCCGGGTCGCGGAACGTCTGGGAGTCGGCCAGCAATTCACGGAAGGCAAAACAGAGGAAGACTGGCTCAAACAGATCATCGCCGAAGTCAGAATCGCCGACCCGGAGTTTCCATCGTATGAGGAACTGAGCCGGAGGGGCGTGTATCGCAAACCCCCTGAGGAATATGTCGCGTTCGAAAAAGAGGTTCAGCACCCCGACAAGTATCCGTTCCAGACGCCTTCCGGAAAAGTTGAGATCTTCAGCAAGACGCTGTACGACATGAACAACTCTGCGGTTCCCGGCATTCCCAAGTACATTCCAGCGTGGGACGGACCGCAGGATGATCTGGCCGGCAAATACCCTCTGCAATGCATCGGCCCGCACACCAAGAGGCGAACCCACTCGACCTACGACGAGAGCGCGTGGATGGAAGAGCGGAACCGCAACGAATGTGGATTAGCATCCGGGACGCAGCAACGCGGCGCATCGTCAGCGGCGACAAGGTGA
- a CDS encoding molybdopterin dinucleotide binding domain-containing protein produces MWISIRDAATRRIVSGDKVKVFNDRGALVIRAQVSRRIRPGVVSIPQGAWYAPDKNGVCQRGCINVLTSQKSTPLAHGNAQHTILVEVQKA; encoded by the coding sequence ATGTGGATTAGCATCCGGGACGCAGCAACGCGGCGCATCGTCAGCGGCGACAAGGTGAAGGTCTTCAATGATCGCGGAGCTCTTGTCATCCGCGCCCAGGTAAGTCGAAGAATCCGTCCGGGAGTCGTCTCCATTCCTCAAGGAGCGTGGTACGCACCGGACAAGAATGGCGTGTGCCAGCGAGGATGCATCAACGTCCTGACCAGCCAAAAGTCAACGCCGCTGGCGCACGGCAATGCCCAGCACACCATCCTGGTCGAAGTTCAGAAGGCTTAG
- a CDS encoding 4Fe-4S dicluster domain-containing protein — protein MEVRRQIGFYVDSTKCINCKTCEVACKDFNDAPVGRRIRKVRTFEGGEFPKVFAYNISMSCNHCEDPLCVKHCPAAAYTKRPGDGIVVHDPARCIGCRYCTWVCPYGAPQFDASEGRVRKCNLCVDEIDSGNSPVCVISCPMRAIEIGELAEIATRPGATIRIRALPSPELTRPSCRYKVRAEAADD, from the coding sequence ATGGAAGTTCGCAGACAAATCGGGTTCTACGTTGATTCCACGAAGTGCATCAATTGCAAGACCTGCGAGGTCGCCTGCAAGGATTTCAACGATGCCCCGGTCGGCCGGAGAATCCGAAAGGTGCGGACCTTCGAGGGCGGCGAGTTTCCCAAAGTGTTTGCGTACAACATCTCAATGTCGTGCAACCACTGCGAAGACCCGCTGTGTGTCAAACACTGCCCCGCCGCGGCGTACACCAAGCGTCCAGGTGACGGCATCGTGGTGCACGATCCTGCGCGCTGCATCGGTTGCCGCTACTGTACGTGGGTGTGTCCCTACGGCGCTCCGCAATTCGATGCCAGCGAGGGCAGAGTTCGAAAATGTAATCTGTGCGTGGACGAGATCGACAGCGGAAACAGTCCTGTATGTGTCATATCCTGCCCGATGCGTGCGATAGAGATTGGTGAGTTGGCGGAGATCGCAACCCGGCCCGGCGCGACGATCAGAATACGGGCGCTGCCTTCTCCTGAACTGACGAGACCATCGTGCCGCTACAAGGTCAGAGCGGAGGCGGCGGATGACTAG
- a CDS encoding DmsC/YnfH family molybdoenzyme membrane anchor subunit: MTSHASKKEWPLVVFTVALQFACGLSIAAMLVDWKASPSEVAQLRPLAVAIFPIVALGMLASLLHLGRPLLAGRALLNLRRSKLSVEVLLSTFFACSALIYSGLWFTGATQPRLAGGIVTATLGLGAVVSSAMIYMLPTRPIWNSGWLPASFLGTTLLLGGLPSAALVAGAAEATLLRTFVNATVAGSALLLLSAFWMLKHSSRLRAEQSASADIEAPRPLLNSREYLWLVLYIGFAGVMPGVIALMLWPVAGAPDLPAIALRFAALPFAMLGVLLGRMLMYSIAPRFSGF, translated from the coding sequence ATGACTAGTCACGCGAGCAAGAAGGAATGGCCGCTGGTCGTCTTTACTGTCGCGCTGCAGTTCGCCTGTGGACTCTCGATCGCGGCAATGCTGGTGGACTGGAAAGCGAGTCCGTCGGAGGTAGCCCAGTTGCGCCCATTGGCAGTCGCAATTTTCCCCATCGTTGCATTGGGGATGTTGGCCTCATTGCTGCACCTGGGACGGCCACTTCTCGCCGGCCGTGCCCTGCTTAATCTGCGGCGCTCAAAGCTCAGCGTGGAGGTATTGCTGAGCACATTCTTCGCTTGTTCAGCATTGATCTATAGCGGGCTCTGGTTCACTGGTGCAACCCAACCGAGACTCGCAGGGGGCATCGTTACCGCCACACTCGGTCTAGGTGCTGTTGTTTCAAGTGCCATGATCTACATGCTTCCGACGCGGCCGATATGGAATTCAGGCTGGCTGCCGGCTTCGTTTCTCGGAACGACATTGCTGCTGGGTGGGTTGCCTTCTGCTGCGTTGGTTGCCGGAGCGGCAGAAGCAACGCTACTGCGTACTTTCGTGAACGCGACAGTTGCGGGCAGCGCCTTGCTGTTGCTGTCGGCATTCTGGATGCTCAAACACTCATCTCGGCTGCGGGCAGAGCAGAGTGCTTCGGCAGATATCGAAGCGCCACGACCGCTGCTGAATTCGCGGGAGTACCTGTGGCTGGTGCTGTACATTGGTTTCGCGGGAGTCATGCCCGGTGTCATCGCTCTGATGCTCTGGCCTGTTGCGGGTGCGCCTGATCTGCCTGCAATTGCCCTCAGGTTCGCCGCATTACCGTTTGCGATGCTCGGCGTTCTCCTTGGCCGCATGCTCATGTACTCGATCGCGCCGAGGTTCTCCGGGTTTTGA
- a CDS encoding YkgJ family cysteine cluster protein, translating into MPLSPELVSQDRALVQIVDSALADAARRSRSWLVCRPGCTQCCIGAFAINQLDAVRLRQGLADLTKRDPERAARVRLRAKAAVSRLSKAFPGNPQTGVLAGDEDSQERFADFANDEPCPVLDSETGTCDLYEARPMTCRVFGPPVRSGGEGGLGVCELCFQGASAEEIAACEMEVDPNDLEPTLLKRVEKATGLSGTTIVAFCLGLETP; encoded by the coding sequence ATGCCGTTGTCCCCCGAGCTGGTGTCGCAGGATCGAGCCCTTGTTCAAATCGTAGACTCCGCTCTGGCCGACGCCGCGCGTAGAAGCCGTTCGTGGTTGGTGTGCCGTCCGGGGTGCACTCAGTGCTGCATTGGAGCTTTTGCGATCAACCAACTCGACGCTGTCCGCTTGCGGCAAGGTCTTGCCGACCTCACGAAGCGTGATCCGGAACGCGCCGCGCGTGTCCGCTTGCGGGCTAAAGCAGCGGTGAGCCGGCTTTCGAAGGCCTTCCCCGGCAACCCCCAAACCGGCGTTTTGGCGGGGGACGAGGATTCGCAGGAAAGGTTCGCGGACTTTGCGAATGACGAACCGTGTCCCGTGCTAGATTCAGAAACAGGCACGTGCGACCTGTACGAGGCGCGCCCAATGACTTGCCGCGTATTTGGACCGCCCGTACGCTCTGGAGGCGAGGGCGGATTGGGCGTCTGCGAGTTGTGCTTTCAGGGGGCGAGCGCCGAGGAGATTGCCGCGTGCGAAATGGAAGTCGACCCGAACGACCTCGAGCCCACTCTGCTAAAGCGGGTCGAGAAGGCTACAGGTTTGAGCGGAACAACGATCGTCGCGTTCTGCCTCGGCCTCGAAACTCCATAG